A window of Littorina saxatilis isolate snail1 linkage group LG7, US_GU_Lsax_2.0, whole genome shotgun sequence contains these coding sequences:
- the LOC138970693 gene encoding DNA repair protein XRCC4-like isoform X2: MNTTFVKLPQSSGKTSFLLTQLKEDGKEGFELTLTDGEKFWEGQLTEEDLDALSSNLKMDFNTFVSHTVAAFTRHNMADSNYAYQIKQQAEGVIDLLWKQELGDIKILMGSVTLHKEKGAAKALTRLFTNCIDMASELQQKICTLEADNQRLAQERQNALKRLDKCVSAKEELEQDLYAKFAAVLNSKKEKIRSLQEGRGDGESIEDAAVPSTSSEAVNGRKGMGRTTVSKVSLADNEGEKTSSGDEDKDRDTDDETPPKKRRAPMSKASKVDADSSLNLGDDNEDDDDKGKSVVKRPARQRGGNKRHTPAKPVLPKVSSSRSSEGGRKTPQRGSLRKSGSGNSDRSVENVDTDDLMNDF; encoded by the exons ATGAACACTACGTTTGTCAAACTACCCCAGTCTTCTGGCAAAACCAGTTTTCTTCTGACACAGCTGAAAGAAGATGGGAAAGAAGGTTTTGAACTCACACTTACTGATGGCGAGAAGTTCTGGGAGGGGCAGC TGACAGAGGAAGACCTTGATGCCCTCAGCTCTAACCTGAAGATGGACTTCAACACATTTGTGTCGCATACGGTAGCGGCCTTCACCAGACACAACATGGCTGATTCCAACTACGCCTATCAGATAAAGCAGCAAGCAGAGGGCGTTATTGACCTGCTGTGGAAACAAGAACTTGGTGATATCAAG ATTTTGATGGGATCAGTCACACTTCACAAAGAAAAAGGGGCAGCAAAAGCACTCACTCGTTTGTTCACAAACTGTATCGACATGGCGTCAGAGCTGCAACAGAAAATTTGTACATTGGAGGCTGACAACCAGCGACTGGCTCAGGAGAGGCAGAATGCACTgaag aggTTAGACAAGTGCGTCAGTGCAAAAGAAGAACTGGAACAAGACCTCTATGCAAAG TTTGCAGCCGTCCTGAACAGCAAAAAGGAAAAGATCAGAAGTTTGCAGGAAGGGAGAG GTGATGGAGAATCTATAGAAG ATGCAGCAGTGCCCTCCACATCCTCAGAGGCGGTCAACGGCAGAAAGGGAATGGGGAGGACAACGGTCAGTAAGGTTTCACTAGCAGACAACGAAGGGGAAAAAACAAG CAGTGGGGATGAAGACAAGGACAGAGATACAGATGATGAG ACACCTCCAAAGAAGCGACGTGCACCAATGAGCAAGGCATCAAAAGTAGACGCAGATTCCTCGCTGAACCTTGGCGATGACAATGAAGATGACGACGACAAGGGCAAGAGCGTCGTGAAAAG GCCTGCCAGACAGCGTGGGGGCAACAAGCGACACACACCCGCCAAGCCAGTTCTACCCAAAGTATCCTCTTCCAGGTCATCAGAAGGAGG GAGGAAAACCCCTCAGAGAGGCAGCCTACGGAAAAGTGGTTCAGGGAATTCTGACCGGTCTGTGGAAAATGTGGATACGGATGACCTAATGAATGATTTTTAG
- the LOC138970693 gene encoding DNA repair protein XRCC4-like isoform X1, with protein sequence MNTTFVKLPQSSGKTSFLLTQLKEDGKEGFELTLTDGEKFWEGQLTEEDLDALSSNLKMDFNTFVSHTVAAFTRHNMADSNYAYQIKQQAEGVIDLLWKQELGDIKILMGSVTLHKEKGAAKALTRLFTNCIDMASELQQKICTLEADNQRLAQERQNALKRLDKCVSAKEELEQDLYAKFAAVLNSKKEKIRSLQEGRGDGESIEDAAVPSTSSEAVNGRKGMGRTTVSKVSLADNEGEKTSSGDEDKDRDTDDETPPKKRRAPMSKASKVDADSSLNLGDDNEDDDDKGKSVVKRPARQRGGNKRHTPTKPVLPKVSFVSKSIVHLCVSGLPDSVGATSDTHPPSQFYPKCHLSLSPLSTYVFQACQTAWGQQVTHTHQASSTQSVICL encoded by the exons ATGAACACTACGTTTGTCAAACTACCCCAGTCTTCTGGCAAAACCAGTTTTCTTCTGACACAGCTGAAAGAAGATGGGAAAGAAGGTTTTGAACTCACACTTACTGATGGCGAGAAGTTCTGGGAGGGGCAGC TGACAGAGGAAGACCTTGATGCCCTCAGCTCTAACCTGAAGATGGACTTCAACACATTTGTGTCGCATACGGTAGCGGCCTTCACCAGACACAACATGGCTGATTCCAACTACGCCTATCAGATAAAGCAGCAAGCAGAGGGCGTTATTGACCTGCTGTGGAAACAAGAACTTGGTGATATCAAG ATTTTGATGGGATCAGTCACACTTCACAAAGAAAAAGGGGCAGCAAAAGCACTCACTCGTTTGTTCACAAACTGTATCGACATGGCGTCAGAGCTGCAACAGAAAATTTGTACATTGGAGGCTGACAACCAGCGACTGGCTCAGGAGAGGCAGAATGCACTgaag aggTTAGACAAGTGCGTCAGTGCAAAAGAAGAACTGGAACAAGACCTCTATGCAAAG TTTGCAGCCGTCCTGAACAGCAAAAAGGAAAAGATCAGAAGTTTGCAGGAAGGGAGAG GTGATGGAGAATCTATAGAAG ATGCAGCAGTGCCCTCCACATCCTCAGAGGCGGTCAACGGCAGAAAGGGAATGGGGAGGACAACGGTCAGTAAGGTTTCACTAGCAGACAACGAAGGGGAAAAAACAAG CAGTGGGGATGAAGACAAGGACAGAGATACAGATGATGAG ACACCTCCAAAGAAGCGACGTGCACCAATGAGCAAGGCATCAAAAGTAGACGCAGATTCCTCGCTGAACCTTGGCGATGACAATGAAGATGACGACGACAAGGGCAAGAGCGTCGTGAAAAG GCCTGCCAGACAGCGTGGGGGCAACAAGCGACACACACCCACCAAGCCAGTTCTACCCAAAGTGTCATTTGTCTCTAAGTCCATTGTCCACCTATGTGTTTCAGGCCTGCCAGACAGCGTGGGGGCAACAAGCGACACACACCCACCAAGCCAGTTCTACCCAAAGTGTCATTTGTCTCTAAGTCCATTGTCCACCTATGTATTTCAGGCCTGCCAGACAGCGTGGGGGCAACAAGTGACACACACCCACCAAGCCAGTTCTACCCAAAGTGTCATTTGTCTCTAA
- the LOC138970694 gene encoding mitochondrial inner membrane protease subunit 1-like — MAATPLAQSLRTALLRVVQSGSILYCTLEFVADFVFCSGPSMEPTIKSGDVVLTEHISVIFNKIRKRDVVICKSPKSPKDYICKRVIAMEGDNVYNTESNNFTNVRRGHVWLEGDNKDNSSDSRNYGQVPYGLLRGRVFFVLWPLYRAGPLGLDTEKSF; from the exons ATGGCGGCTACTCCTTTAGCACAGTCCCTTCGGACTGCGCTTCTGCGAGTGGTGCAGAGTGGCTCCATCCTTTACTGTACATTGGAATTTGTCGCAGACTTTGTCTTT TGTAGCGGACCCTCAATGGAACCAACAATCAAATCTGGAGATGTTGTTCTTACAGAACACATCAGTGTCATCTTCAACAAAATCAGAAA GCGAGATGTGGTGATATGCAAGTCGCCAAAATCTCCCAAAGATTATATATGCAAGCGAGTGATAGCCATGGAGGGTGACAACGTTTACAACACAGAATCGAATAATTTTACCAAC GTTCGGCGAGGTCACGTTTGGTTAGAAGGGGATAACAAAGACAACAGCAGCGATTCCAGAAATTATGGACAAGTTCCCTACGGCCTGCTGCGTGGGCGAGTCTTCTTTGTG TTGTGGCCTTTGTATCGAGCAGGGCCTCTGGGGCTGGATACGGAGAAGAGCTTTTGA
- the LOC138970696 gene encoding calumenin-like isoform X2, whose translation MSSAQSFLLLLALLVACSSAVPTEKKQRAVDKGLSDLEHEEDGDHNADYDHDAFLGHEDKKTFDQLSPEESKDRLAIIVRKIDKDGDGYVSEDELKDWIQYVQKRYIINDTDRMWKDHQPDEDNMLTWPAYQKRTFGYEDDPNEKGSRTEAYADMINRDRRRWEQADKNKDGRLSKEEFMDFLHPEDAEHMREIVVMETIEDIDKDKDGQIDIEEYIADMWPNRENAEEEPEWVKSERKQFVDYRDKNKDGKLDRHEVKEWIIPEDFDHAKAESRHLIFETDSDKDGKLTHEEILDKYDLFVGSQATDFGEALTRHDEF comes from the exons ATGTCAAGTGCCCAGAGCTTTTTGCTGTTGCTAGCCCTGTTGGTGGCCTGCTCTTCTGCAGTGCCCACAGAGAAAAAGCAGAGGGCAGTGGACAAG GGTTTGAGTGACCTGGAGCACGAAGAAGACGGAGATCACAATGCTGATTACGATCACGACGCATTCCTGGGACATGAAGACAAGAAAACCTTTGATCAGCTCAGCCCTGAAGAAAGCAAAGACCGTCTTGC CATCATCGTGAGGAAGATCGACAAGGATGGTGACGGCTACGTGTCTGAAGACGAGCTGAAGGATTGGATCCAGTACGTGCAGAAACGCTACATCATCAACGACACAGACCGCATGTGGAAGGACCACCAGCCCGACGAGGACAACATGCTCACCTGGCCCGCTTACCAGAAACGAACCTTCGGCTATGAGGATG ATCCCAACGAGAAGGGGTCTCGCACTGAGGCCTACGCGGACATGATCAACCGTGACCGCCGTCGCTGGGAGCAGGCCGACAAGAACAAAGATGGCCGCCTAAGCAAAGAAGAGTTCATGGACTTCCTCCACCCCGAAGACGCCGAACACATGCGAGAGATTGTTGTCATG GAAACCATTGAGGACATTGACAAAGACAAGGATGGACAAATTGACATCGAGGAGTACATTG CTGACATGTGGCCCAACAGGGAAAATGCGGAGGAGGAACCCGAATGGGTGAAGAGCGAGCGCAAGCAGTTTGTCGATTACAGGGATAAAAACAAAGACGGCAAGCTTGACCGGCACGAAGTGAAAGAGTGGATTATCCCAGAGGATTTTGATCACGCAAAAGCCGAGTCGAGGCATCTAATATTTGAAACTGATAGCGATAAG GATGGAAAGCTGACGCATGAAGAGATTCTAGACAAGTACGACCTCTTCGTGGGGAGCCAGGCCACAGACTTTGGCGAGGCTTTAACTCGACATGACGAGTTTTAG
- the LOC138970696 gene encoding calumenin-like isoform X1, whose translation MSSAQSFLLLLALLVACSSAVPTEKKQRAVDKGLSDLEHEEDGDHNADYDHDAFLGHEDKKTFDQLSPEESKDRLAIIVRKIDKDGDGYVSEDELKDWIQYVQKRYIINDTDRMWKDHQPDEDNMLTWPAYQKRTFGYEDDPNEKGSRTEAYADMINRDRRRWEQADKNKDGRLSKEEFMDFLHPEDAEHMREIVVMETIEDIDKDKDGQIDIEEYIADIWGDDDDDDEDDEDDEEKNEHGEPDWVASERDQFKQFRDKNQDGKLDKEEIKEWIIPEDYDHSSAEAKHLISSSDNDKDGKLTHEEILDKYDLFVGSQATDFGEALTRHDEF comes from the exons ATGTCAAGTGCCCAGAGCTTTTTGCTGTTGCTAGCCCTGTTGGTGGCCTGCTCTTCTGCAGTGCCCACAGAGAAAAAGCAGAGGGCAGTGGACAAG GGTTTGAGTGACCTGGAGCACGAAGAAGACGGAGATCACAATGCTGATTACGATCACGACGCATTCCTGGGACATGAAGACAAGAAAACCTTTGATCAGCTCAGCCCTGAAGAAAGCAAAGACCGTCTTGC CATCATCGTGAGGAAGATCGACAAGGATGGTGACGGCTACGTGTCTGAAGACGAGCTGAAGGATTGGATCCAGTACGTGCAGAAACGCTACATCATCAACGACACAGACCGCATGTGGAAGGACCACCAGCCCGACGAGGACAACATGCTCACCTGGCCCGCTTACCAGAAACGAACCTTCGGCTATGAGGATG ATCCCAACGAGAAGGGGTCTCGCACTGAGGCCTACGCGGACATGATCAACCGTGACCGCCGTCGCTGGGAGCAGGCCGACAAGAACAAAGATGGCCGCCTAAGCAAAGAAGAGTTCATGGACTTCCTCCACCCCGAAGACGCCGAACACATGCGAGAGATTGTTGTCATG GAAACCATTGAGGACATTGACAAAGACAAGGATGGACAAATTGACATCGAGGAGTACATTG CTGACATTTGGggggatgatgatgacgacgatgaagatgatgaagacgaTGAGGAGAAAAACGAGCATGGCGAGCCCGACTGGGTGGCCAGCGAACGCGACCAGTTCAAACAGTTCCGCGACAAGAACCAAGACGGCAAACTGGACAAAGAAGAGATCAAGGAGTGGATCATTCCCGAAGATTATGACCACAGTTCTGCCGAGGCTAAACATCTCATTTCTTCCTCTGATAACGATAAG GATGGAAAGCTGACGCATGAAGAGATTCTAGACAAGTACGACCTCTTCGTGGGGAGCCAGGCCACAGACTTTGGCGAGGCTTTAACTCGACATGACGAGTTTTAG